In Haloarcula limicola, the genomic stretch TATCTCAAGCAGGCCGCCGGCGTACTCGCCGTCGACGCGCGCGGTGACCAACAGCAGTCGGTCCGCCATCCCGAGCAGCGACTCGAAGAACTCGCGCGGGAACGCGGAGACGCCGAGTTCGTCCATCACCCGCACGTATGTCCGATAGAACCGCCCGAGCGTGTCGCTCGTCACCGCCTCCTCGATCACCTCGGCGTCGCCCTCCCGCCCGCGTTCGATACCTTTGCGCCTCGACCGGCTCATCCCCGAGAGAATGTCCTCGTACGGGCGTGAGAGGTGTAACAGGAACCGACAGCGCCGCCGGTTCGGCTCGTAATCGTGACTCTGAAAGAGCGTGTTGTAGCGGAGGTAACTGGTGTCGAGCGCGCGTATCTCGTGGACGACGGTCCGGCCGGTGCAGTAGTCGGCCACCGTCTCGAGCATCGCGGGGAGGACGGTGTCCGTATCTGTCGTCGCCAGCGGGCCCCCGAAACCGGGTTCGACCGAGACCAGTCGTCGGAGCGGCGAACGGTCGACGCCCTCTAAGGGCTCGAGGAAGTTCGGAAAGAGACCGATCGGATTCCCGTCCTTCTCGACGAAGAGATGCCGCGGCGCGTGGCCGAGACCGTTCTCGACGGCTTCGAGCCACTCGTGGCGGTGGAAGACGCTCCCTCTCGAGGACTGGTCGACGACGGCGTTCCAGCGGTCGGGCGAGACCTCGCTGATCGACCCGAGAACGCGCAAATCGTGTCTGAACTGTTCGTCTGTCCCCGTCGCCCGTCCCAAACGTAGTCCAGATGCGATGCGACTAGAGAGTGGCATCTACGTAGCGGCCACACGACCGGTCAGTAATGTTATGGTGAGCTTTCAGCCGGTAAGCCCCTCCGGACCGGCCTCGCGCCGTCACGGCGGCGAGACGGGCGTCGACCGGCGGAAACGTCGGCTTACGGGTCGACGCGACGTACCCAGAGCGACGGATTCTCGATCTCGTCGTCAGTCGGGAGCGTCTCGGGCGAGTCCCAGACGCGTCCGGCGGCCGCGACACCGCGAGCGTCGGCGACGGCCTCGAAGAACGCCTTTCCGCGCTCGTACTGCCGGCGTTTCATCCCGAGGCCGAGCAGCCGGCGGACGAGTTCCGCGACGGGGCCGCGTCCCTGTCGGCGTTCGTCGACCTTCCGCCGCAGGTCGTCGTACTCGTCGTCGAAGGCGCGGTCCATCAGCAGCTCCGCGTACCCCTCGACGGCGGTCATCGTCGTGTCCAGTTCGCCGAGCGAGGCACGATCTAAGTTGCCGTCGCTGAGGCGCTCGATGGCCTCCTCCATCTTCTCCTCCATGTGCTCGGAGAGCCACGGCGCGGCCCCGAACTCCGCGGCGTGCGTCACCTCGTGGAAGGCGATCCAGCGCCGGAAGCGGTCCTGGTCCACGTCGAGTTGGGCGGCGACCTTCCGGATGTTCGGGCGCACGAAATAGAGCGCGTGGTCGTCGCCGTCGGCCAGCAGGAGCGGGTCGTACTGGCCGAGGACGTTGTTCGCGAGAAACGAGAGGGCGAAGGCCATCGAGCCGGTGTTGACGACGCGGGCGATTCCGGGGATGAACTGCGCCTGCTGCTCGATCGGGGCCATCACCCGCTCGAAGGTCGCCACGTTCGCGTCTATCCAGTGGTGACGGTGTTGGATCTCGACCGTGTCCGGGAGGTCGAAGTCGAGCCCGCCGACCTCGCGAACGCGGTCGCGAGCGTCGCGGACGTCGCTCGCGTACCCCCTGCGCTCGTCGGCGGAGACGTCGAGGTCGCCCGGGTCCGTCGCCTCCTTGGCGGCGGCCGTGACGGCGCTCCAGTCCAATGGCCCGTCGCCGGACGCGCCCGCGACGGCGCGGACGCTGTGATACAATCCCATATCCGGGAAACGGGGCGGCGATGCATAGGCCTTCTCCCCGCGTGCACAGATCGGTCGTCGCGCGGCTTCAGACGTCGCCGAAGTCGTCGTCGAAGTCGTCGCCGAACTCCTCGTCCAGTTCGTCGTCCCCGCCCAGCAGTTTCTTCTTCGCGACGACGGCGACGACGAGCAGCGCGACGAGGACGAAGACCGCGAACAGTCCCGAGCGGCCGCCCGCTTCGTCGTCTTCGAACTCTTCCGCTTCTACGTCCTCCTCGTCGTCTTCGTCGATTCCGAAGCCGGACGTGCCGGCGGTGAACTCCGAACCGTCCAGGTTCAGCTCCAGGAGTGTGAATTTCGCCATACTGATACGTCGGCCCGACGACTCTTATCCGTTGTGCTGTCGGAGCGATCGGCCCGTTTCTCGTCCGTTGGTGCCCCCGTGTAACGGCCATCGCGACTTTCAATCGCTCCGACGGCCCCGTAATTCATAGTCGCCGACACCGTATCCCGGGTATGGAGGAACGACGACGCGAGTTCTTGGAGTCGCTGTTGACCACGCCGGGTCCCTCCGGCTACGAGGCCGACAGCCAGCGCGTGTGGGTGGACTACGTGAGCGAGTTCGCAGACGAGGTCAGGACCGACGACTACGGCAACGCCGTCGCCACGCTCCGCGGCAGCGACACGTCGGTCGCGCTGGCGGGCCACGGCGACGAGATCGGCTTCATCGTCCGGGACCTGACCGACGACGGGTTCGTCCGTCTCGAGCGCATCGGCGGGTCGGACAAGACCGTCTCCCGCGGCCAACACGTCACCGTCCACACTGCCGACGGCCCGGTCTCGGGCGTCGTCGGCCAGACCGCGATCCACCTCCGGGAGGGCGAGGAGGAGAGCGTCCCCGAAGTGGCCGAACAGCACGTCGACGTGGGCGCCGAAGACGGCGAGGAACTCGAATCGCTCGTCGACCGCGGCGACCCGGTCACGTTCACGCAGACCGTCTCGGAGCTGGCGAACGGCCGGCTCGCCGCTCGCGGGATGGACAACCGAGTCGGCATCTGGGCGGCCGCCGAGGGCCTGCGCCGCGCGGCGGAACGGGGCGTCGACGCCACCGTTCACGCCGTCTCGACGGTCCAGGAGGAAGTCGGCCTGCAGGGCGCGAAGATGGTCGGATTCGACCTCGACCCGGACGCGGTCGTGGCGGTGGACGTCACGCACGCGCCCGACTCGCCGGACTCGCCGAGCGACCGCTCGACCGGCGTCGAACTCGGCGGCGGCCCGGTCGTCTCCCGAGGCAGCGCCAACCACCCGGTCGTGGTCGAGTCGCTCCGCGAGACGGGGACCGACGAGGAGATCGACGTCCAGCTACAGGCGACCGGTATCCGGACCGGCACCGACGCCGACGCCTTCTACACCGCGCGCGGCGGCATCCCGGCGGTCAGCGTCGGCCTCCCGAACCGCTACATGCACACCCCGGTCGAGGTCATCGATCCGGCCGACCTCGACGCGCTGGCGGACCTGCTCGCGGGATTCGCCGCCCGCGCGACCGACGACGCCCCCTTCTCCGTCGATGTGTAGACGCGAGGCACCGGCGGCTCGGCGCGGTCGCTCGCGCGTACGGAACCGCGCTACCGGCGACGCGGGCGACGTGATCGGGGCCGCTCCCCGGTCTCACGCGCCGCCGATAGAGTACCGCCATCGGGCTCGGAGGCGAAGTCAATAGCATGGAGTGGACACCGTCCAAGAGCCGCGCGGCGTGGTGGGTCCTCGGCCTGTTCGTCGTCGTCTTACTGGCGTGGGTGTTCACCAACTACGCCGGCGCGTTCGTCCTCGGCCTGTTCCTCTACTACGTGACTCGGCCGGCACACCGGCGGCTGCAGTCCCGGTTCCGACCGACCATCGCCGCGGTGGTCTCGCTGCTCGTCCTCGCCGTTCCGGTGGTCCTCCTCGTGGGCTATACGCTCGCCGTCGCGGCACAGGAACTGGGCAACCTGGCACAGACGGTCGATCTCGGCCCGCTGGCGGGGTTCATCGAACCGTACCTCGACGTCTCCACGATCGTTCAGGACCCCGAGGTGCTGCTCGAAAACCCGGACGTCGTCAGCGCCGGACAGGTGTTCGCGACCGGTATCCTCGCGTACCTCCCGCTGGTCGGGGCGGCGCTCATCGACCTGTTTCTGGCGCTCACCGTCGCCTACTACCTCCTGCGGGACGGACCGCGGCTCAGCCGGTGGCTCCGGAACACGCTCGGCGGCAACTCGGCCGTCTTCGACGAGTACGTCGACCTGGTCGACGAGGACCTCGGGAGCGTCTTCTTCGGGAACATCCTCAACGCGTTCGTCGTCGCCATCGTCGCGGTGGTCCTCTACTCCACGCTGGACGCCGTCGCGCCCGCCGGCGGCATCCCGTATCCGGCGCTCGTCGGCGTCCTCGCGGGCGCGGCGAGCCTGATCCCGGTCGTCGGCATGAAACTGGTGTATATCCCGGTGGCGCTCGGTCTCTTCGGCCGGGCGTTCCTCAACGGCGAACCGCTGTGGTTCCCGACGGTGTTCGTCGTCGCCACCGTGGTCATCGTCGACTTCATCCCCGACCTCCTGCTCCGGCCGTACGTCTCCGGGCGCAACCTCCACGTCGGCCTCGTGATGATCGCGTACATCATCGGGCCGACGCTGTTCGGGTGGTACGGCCTCTTCCTCGGCCCGCTGTTGCTCGTCGTGGTCTATCACTTCGCGCGGCTGATCGTCCCGACGCTGACCGGCAACGAAGGGGCCGAGCGGACGCCGACGCCGCCAGCGGACGCGGCGGGTATCCGCGCCGCCGAGCCGTCGGCGAGGGACGAGGGAGCCACCGAGGGCGACGCCACGTAGATCGCGCGGACGACGGGCGATTCCCCGCTATCGGGCGAAGCAAGCGGTACGTTTAAGCGGCAGACACTATCTCAACCGTACATGAGTGGACGACCGCTGGACGTACTCGAAGCGTCGCTCGGCGAGGACGTCACCGTACAACTGAAGGGCGGCGAGCTGTTCGAGGGCGAGCTCACCGGGTACGACCAGCACATGAACCTCGTCATCGAAGACGAAGACACAACGATTATACGCGGGGATAACGTCGTCTCGATTAACCCATGACTGGCGCAGGAACACCGAGCCAAGGGAAGAAGAACACCACGACACACACGAAGTGTCGCCGGTGTGGCGAGAAATCGTATCACACGAAGAAGAAGGTCTGCTCGTCGTGCGGCTTCGGCAAGTCGGCGAAACGACGTGACTACGAGTGGCAGTCGAAAGCCGGCGAATAACTCTCCATCATGCACGAGAAGTGCGGCGTTGTCGGCATCTCTCTCGAAGACCGTAACGCCGCCCGCCCCCTCTACTACTCTCTCTACGCGCTCCAGCATCGCGGACAGGAGTCCGCCGGTATCGTCACCCACGACGGTTTCCAACAGCACAGCCACGTCGAGATGGGACTGGTCGGCGACGCCTTCGGTCCCGGCGACCTCCAGTCGCTGAACGGGGCCAACGGGATCGGTCACGTCCGCTATCCCACCGCGGGCAGCGTCAACGCCTGCTGTGCCCAGCCCTTCTCCGTCTCCTTCAAATCCGGTTCGCTGGGCCTCTCGCACAACGGGAACCTCGTCAACGCCGACGAGATCGGCGACGAACTGGCGGACCTCGGCCACGCCTTCACGAGCGACGGCGACACCGAAGTCATCGCCCACGACCTCGCGCGCAACCTCCTAGAGGAGGACCTCGTCCGCGCCGTCAAGCGGACGATGGAGCGCATCCACGGCTCCTATTCGCTGACCATCATGCACGACGAGACGGTGCTCGGCGTGCGAGACCCGCAGGGCAACCGCCCGCTGTGTATCGGCGAACTGGAAGACGGCTACGTGCTGGCCTCCGAGTCGGCCGCCATCGACACGCTCGACGGCGAGCTCATCCGGGACGTGAAGCCCGGCGAACTGGTCGTCCTCCATCCGGACGGCACCGGGTACGACACCTACCAACTGATCGAGCAGCAGAACACGGCTCACTGCTTCTTCGAACACGTCTACTTCGCCCGGCCGGACTCGACGATCGACGACAGTCTCGTCTACGAAGTCCGCCGCGAACTGGGCCGCAAGCTCTGGGAAGAGTCGGGCGTCGAATCGGACGTGGTGCTTCCAGTCCCCGACTCCGGGCGCGCGTTCGCCTCCGGCTACGCCGAGGCCGCGCAGGACGACGGTTCGGATATCGAGTTCGCGGAGGGCCTGATGAAGAACCGCTACGTCGGTCGGACGTTCATCATGCCGACGCAGGACGAGCGGGAACGCGCCGTCCGCCTGAAGCTCAACCCGATCAAATCGACCATCGAGGGGAAGACCGTCACCATCATCGACGACTCCATCGTCCGCGGAACGACCTCGACGCAGCTCATCCAGCTGCTGAAAGACGCCGGCGCGGAGGAAGTCAACGTCCGTATCGGCGCGCCACCCATCGTCGCGCCCTGTTACATGGGCATCGACATGGCCTCCCGCGACGAACTCATCGCCGGCAACCAGTCCGTCGAGGAGATCCGCGAGGAGATCGAGGCCGACTCGCTGTCGTATCTCTCGATCGACGCCATCGCCGACACGCTCGAGACCAGTCGGGCAGACCTCTGTCTGGGCTGTGTCACCGGCGAGTACCCGTACGACATCGAGGGCGAGGAGACCGACCGCGACGTCGTCCGTCCCGACATCGGTGGGGAACCGACGCCGGCTGACGATTAGGGTGGTTCGAGCGTAGCGAGAACCTCCTTTCTCACGAGCGGGGAGGAACGACCCGCGAGCAGTAGCGAGGGGCGCGAACAGAGAGGGACCGACGGTCCCTCAGGCAGCCGGGCGGCATCGCCGCCCGACGATGAAAGGAGCGGCCCTCGAAACTGCGAACGGTAAGTGAACCGCGGAGCAGCAGCCAGACAGATCGCTATTCACGGCTCACTACGTTCGCCGTTCGTATCAATCGAGAGCCGCGCTCCGCTCAGTCGCGCGGCCCTCGCCGTTCACCACACCAGATACAGCATCGCGTAGACGACGATGCCGAGCGAGAAGGAGACCAACCAGAGCCCGGCCGCCAGCTTTCCGGCCTTCGGGTGGTTCGTCGCCGGGAGCTCCGCGACCGGATAGCTCGCGGCCAGCAACAGGGTGTAGTACACCATCGGGATGGCGACGATCGCCAGCAGAATGTGGACGGCGAGCAGCGGGAGGTAGACGAACGACTCGACGGCGGCGGGGCCAGCGAAGTCCGTCGGTCCCTCCAGCGTGATGCGGTAGAGGTACAGAATCAAGAAGGCTCCGAACAGGCCGAACGCCGCGACCATCAGGCGGCGGTGGCGCTCGACGTCGCCGTTCCGTATCGCGCGGATACCCGTGACGATGGTCACGATCGCGGCGGCGCTGATAGCGGCGTTGAGATGCGGGATCGCCGCGAGGGCGGACTCCGGAGCGCGCGGGAGGACGCGAGGCGGGATCGCGCCGAGGACGGCCCCGAAGACGAGCGCCAGCGAGACCGCGGTCAGGATGCCCGTCAGCTCGGGGACGCGGTCCCGTGTCCGATTCATATTCCGACGTTGGTGACGCCCGATAATGTGGGTTGTGACACGAGGCGGAGACGCCGAGCACGGCGTCGTATTCGGAATCTTATCGCCGTTCGCTGGCTGCAACGGTCCGAAACGATCGCTCACAAGAGTCGGTAATCCGATATTATGTCTCTGCCGGACTCATTTACAATACTCTATTAGGCCGGACAGTGGTCCGTGCAATCACTACTCAAACGCGGCTACTACGGGTACGTGGGACTCGCGATGTCGGTCCTCTCACGATACCCGCTGGGGACGAACGTCTTCGAGCGCGACTGGGACGCGTTGATAATCCTCGATACCTGTCGGGTGGACGCGCTGCGAGAAGTGGCGTGGGAGTACGACTTCGTCGACGAGGTCGAGTCTATCTGGTCGGTCGGCTCCGCCTCGGCCGAGTGGATGGCCCAGACGTTCACCGAGAAGTACCGCTCGGAGATCGCGGACACGGCGCTCGTCTCGGCGAACGCGTTCACGCAGCGCGTCCTCGCCGAGCGGGAGTTCCCGGAGGACGGCCGGGGCGTCTCGAGCACCGACTGGAAGACGCTCCGCCCGGAAGACTTCCGCTACGTCGATCAGCCGTGGATGTACGCCGATCCGCCCCCGGTCGGTCTGACGCTCCCGCGACCGGTCACCGAGCGGGCGATCGCCGTCGGGCGCGAGATCGATCCCGAGCGGCTCGTCGTCCACTACGAACAGCCCCATCATCCCTTCACCGCACGGGCGATCGCCGAGGGTCGCGAGACGCTCGAACCGTGGGAGGGCGAGCCGTTCGACTACCTCAAGAACGGCGGGGACTTCCAGAAGGTGTGGGACGCGTATCTGGACAACCTCCGCTGGGTCTTAG encodes the following:
- a CDS encoding GNAT family N-acetyltransferase, whose protein sequence is MPLSSRIASGLRLGRATGTDEQFRHDLRVLGSISEVSPDRWNAVVDQSSRGSVFHRHEWLEAVENGLGHAPRHLFVEKDGNPIGLFPNFLEPLEGVDRSPLRRLVSVEPGFGGPLATTDTDTVLPAMLETVADYCTGRTVVHEIRALDTSYLRYNTLFQSHDYEPNRRRCRFLLHLSRPYEDILSGMSRSRRKGIERGREGDAEVIEEAVTSDTLGRFYRTYVRVMDELGVSAFPREFFESLLGMADRLLLVTARVDGEYAGGLLEILDDEQSSVHGYISAIPREFFDHHVSELLYDYVVRWGIDNGYETYDLGTTKPDYENGLFRYKEGFGGQLVPTLVWERGGNSLWDVLHRGRSLYLKHSNSES
- a CDS encoding zinc-dependent metalloprotease codes for the protein MGLYHSVRAVAGASGDGPLDWSAVTAAAKEATDPGDLDVSADERRGYASDVRDARDRVREVGGLDFDLPDTVEIQHRHHWIDANVATFERVMAPIEQQAQFIPGIARVVNTGSMAFALSFLANNVLGQYDPLLLADGDDHALYFVRPNIRKVAAQLDVDQDRFRRWIAFHEVTHAAEFGAAPWLSEHMEEKMEEAIERLSDGNLDRASLGELDTTMTAVEGYAELLMDRAFDDEYDDLRRKVDERRQGRGPVAELVRRLLGLGMKRRQYERGKAFFEAVADARGVAAAGRVWDSPETLPTDDEIENPSLWVRRVDP
- a CDS encoding M20/M25/M40 family metallo-hydrolase; this translates as MEERRREFLESLLTTPGPSGYEADSQRVWVDYVSEFADEVRTDDYGNAVATLRGSDTSVALAGHGDEIGFIVRDLTDDGFVRLERIGGSDKTVSRGQHVTVHTADGPVSGVVGQTAIHLREGEEESVPEVAEQHVDVGAEDGEELESLVDRGDPVTFTQTVSELANGRLAARGMDNRVGIWAAAEGLRRAAERGVDATVHAVSTVQEEVGLQGAKMVGFDLDPDAVVAVDVTHAPDSPDSPSDRSTGVELGGGPVVSRGSANHPVVVESLRETGTDEEIDVQLQATGIRTGTDADAFYTARGGIPAVSVGLPNRYMHTPVEVIDPADLDALADLLAGFAARATDDAPFSVDV
- a CDS encoding AI-2E family transporter translates to MEWTPSKSRAAWWVLGLFVVVLLAWVFTNYAGAFVLGLFLYYVTRPAHRRLQSRFRPTIAAVVSLLVLAVPVVLLVGYTLAVAAQELGNLAQTVDLGPLAGFIEPYLDVSTIVQDPEVLLENPDVVSAGQVFATGILAYLPLVGAALIDLFLALTVAYYLLRDGPRLSRWLRNTLGGNSAVFDEYVDLVDEDLGSVFFGNILNAFVVAIVAVVLYSTLDAVAPAGGIPYPALVGVLAGAASLIPVVGMKLVYIPVALGLFGRAFLNGEPLWFPTVFVVATVVIVDFIPDLLLRPYVSGRNLHVGLVMIAYIIGPTLFGWYGLFLGPLLLVVVYHFARLIVPTLTGNEGAERTPTPPADAAGIRAAEPSARDEGATEGDAT
- a CDS encoding LSM domain-containing protein, encoding MSGRPLDVLEASLGEDVTVQLKGGELFEGELTGYDQHMNLVIEDEDTTIIRGDNVVSINP
- a CDS encoding 50S ribosomal protein L37e; translated protein: MTGAGTPSQGKKNTTTHTKCRRCGEKSYHTKKKVCSSCGFGKSAKRRDYEWQSKAGE
- the purF gene encoding amidophosphoribosyltransferase, with protein sequence MHEKCGVVGISLEDRNAARPLYYSLYALQHRGQESAGIVTHDGFQQHSHVEMGLVGDAFGPGDLQSLNGANGIGHVRYPTAGSVNACCAQPFSVSFKSGSLGLSHNGNLVNADEIGDELADLGHAFTSDGDTEVIAHDLARNLLEEDLVRAVKRTMERIHGSYSLTIMHDETVLGVRDPQGNRPLCIGELEDGYVLASESAAIDTLDGELIRDVKPGELVVLHPDGTGYDTYQLIEQQNTAHCFFEHVYFARPDSTIDDSLVYEVRRELGRKLWEESGVESDVVLPVPDSGRAFASGYAEAAQDDGSDIEFAEGLMKNRYVGRTFIMPTQDERERAVRLKLNPIKSTIEGKTVTIIDDSIVRGTTSTQLIQLLKDAGAEEVNVRIGAPPIVAPCYMGIDMASRDELIAGNQSVEEIREEIEADSLSYLSIDAIADTLETSRADLCLGCVTGEYPYDIEGEETDRDVVRPDIGGEPTPADD
- a CDS encoding DUF420 domain-containing protein produces the protein MNRTRDRVPELTGILTAVSLALVFGAVLGAIPPRVLPRAPESALAAIPHLNAAISAAAIVTIVTGIRAIRNGDVERHRRLMVAAFGLFGAFLILYLYRITLEGPTDFAGPAAVESFVYLPLLAVHILLAIVAIPMVYYTLLLAASYPVAELPATNHPKAGKLAAGLWLVSFSLGIVVYAMLYLVW
- a CDS encoding LTA synthase family protein, yielding MQSLLKRGYYGYVGLAMSVLSRYPLGTNVFERDWDALIILDTCRVDALREVAWEYDFVDEVESIWSVGSASAEWMAQTFTEKYRSEIADTALVSANAFTQRVLAEREFPEDGRGVSSTDWKTLRPEDFRYVDQPWMYADPPPVGLTLPRPVTERAIAVGREIDPERLVVHYEQPHHPFTARAIAEGRETLEPWEGEPFDYLKNGGDFQKVWDAYLDNLRWVLDEVELLLENLDAETVVLSADHGNAYGEWGMYMHRYAVPIPEVRRVPWAETTATDERTFEPTLSPPKERRDSDTTEHLRQLGYLA